The Mucilaginibacter mallensis genome has a segment encoding these proteins:
- a CDS encoding DUF3108 domain-containing protein, with the protein MKLYLLVVLFLTSCFSEVYAQELTKINEPVFKVGEQLSYKLKYGIFTAATADLRVESTDVKFNGQPAFHIIAEGKTAGTFDFFYKVRNRYETFVDEKTLLPYFYEENRHESNYKHSDKVTFDHQKGKITANKGTYPLKGQTFDFLSAYYFARSIDVSKMRIGEKFELHYFLEDTVNTLGITYVGKEKVSCSLGTFNCLKFNPTIVPGRIFKKNSKLYLWITDDANRIPVKAQVEVILGSLTMDLADAKGLKFPLNKVSK; encoded by the coding sequence ATGAAATTATACCTTTTAGTAGTCCTGTTTTTAACAAGCTGTTTTAGTGAAGTATATGCACAGGAACTAACCAAAATAAATGAGCCTGTTTTTAAAGTTGGCGAACAACTGAGCTATAAGCTAAAGTATGGTATTTTTACCGCCGCCACAGCCGACCTGCGGGTGGAGAGCACTGATGTAAAATTTAACGGGCAGCCTGCATTTCATATCATCGCCGAAGGCAAAACAGCAGGAACTTTTGATTTTTTTTACAAAGTGCGTAACCGTTACGAAACTTTTGTTGATGAGAAGACATTGCTGCCTTATTTTTATGAAGAGAATAGGCACGAATCAAATTACAAACACAGCGATAAGGTAACTTTTGATCACCAGAAGGGCAAAATAACAGCTAACAAAGGTACTTATCCGCTAAAGGGGCAAACATTTGATTTTTTATCAGCTTATTATTTTGCCCGTAGTATTGATGTTTCAAAGATGCGTATTGGCGAAAAATTTGAGCTTCATTATTTTTTAGAAGACACTGTAAACACACTGGGAATAACCTATGTTGGCAAAGAAAAAGTAAGTTGCTCGTTAGGTACGTTTAATTGTCTTAAATTTAACCCCACAATTGTACCGGGCCGTATTTTTAAAAAGAACAGCAAGTTATACTTGTGGATAACCGATGATGCCAACAGGATACCTGTAAAGGCGCAGGTTGAAGTAATACTAGGTAGTTTAACAATGGATCTGGCTGATGCCAAAGGGCTTAAGTTTCCATTAAATAAAGTAAGTAAATAA
- a CDS encoding DUF2480 family protein: MDIQENIVNKVAQSGLITLDPASFYPQGERVVYDIKDNLFMELILREKDFREFVKAHDWAQYQGKNVAITCSADAVVPAWAYMLLANKMAPYASEIVFGDAAVLETVLFLKGITTLDVEQYRDQRIVIKGCGDIDVPVSAYVELTKKLTPVVKSMMFGEPCSTVPIYKRRD; encoded by the coding sequence ATGGATATACAGGAAAATATAGTGAATAAGGTTGCACAAAGTGGTTTGATCACTTTGGATCCGGCTTCTTTTTATCCGCAGGGCGAACGTGTGGTATACGATATTAAGGATAACCTGTTTATGGAACTGATATTACGCGAAAAAGATTTCAGGGAGTTTGTAAAAGCACACGACTGGGCGCAATATCAGGGCAAAAACGTAGCTATCACCTGCTCTGCCGATGCCGTTGTACCGGCCTGGGCCTACATGCTATTGGCAAACAAAATGGCCCCTTATGCCAGCGAAATTGTTTTTGGCGATGCTGCAGTACTAGAGACTGTATTGTTTTTAAAGGGAATAACCACATTGGACGTGGAACAATACCGCGATCAGCGTATAGTGATAAAAGGCTGTGGTGATATTGATGTACCAGTTTCGGCCTATGTAGAGCTCACTAAGAAATTAACCCCCGTAGTTAAAAGTATGATGTTTGGCGAGCCATGCTCAACAGTACCTATTTATAAAAGAAGGGATTAG